The Aneurinibacillus migulanus genome contains the following window.
GCTCAACGTGTCATTCGGAAGCTTCGAGCGGGGATTACCTGGATTAACACCTACCATCCGACGTTTAATGAAGCGCCGTGGGGCGGCTATAAGCAGAGCGGTATCGGACGGGAGCTGGGTACGTACGGCTTCGAAGAATACCTGGAGACGAAGCAGATTAATGTAAATCTTAACGTGCAGCCAAGCGGATGGTTTCAAAAGAAATAGGCATAACAAAACCCGCACGCAGAAAATACCGTGCGGGTTTTGTTATCCGTGGTTGTAAGGTATTGTCTTTATTCCCATGGTTTTTTGGTGGTCAAAAACTCTGCAAGACGTCGACTTTCTTCCCGACGCATTTTCCGCATTTGTGAACGCTGTGCCGCGCGTTCGTGCAGCTTTTTTTCTTCCTCGGTTTCCGGAAGGATACCAGGAACCGGGACCGGTTTTTTGTTTGCGTCAAGCGCCACGAATGTCAGAAATGCCGTAGCGGCGATTCTACGTTCACCGGTATATAGGTCTTCTGAAATAATTTTAACGAAGACTTCCATTGAGCTTGTTCCTGTCGATATAACGAATGATTCGACACAGACGGAATCACTCGGATTAATCGGATAAAGAAAATCTACTGAGTCGGTAGACGCTGTTACGACCGGTACGCGTGCATGACGAGTTGCAGATAACGCGGCTACATCATCGATATAGGCCATGAGCTTTCCGCCGAACATTGTACCGTGTTGATTCGTATCTGGTGGCAGTACCATGCTTGTTTTGACCACACGAGAATCTTTCACCGCTTTTTTTTCCATATTTATCGCACTCCTGTTTCGTAAGAAGTAATAATGCTTGTCATACTTGGCAAAGTTTTCTCATCTATTATACTACCCGGATTCGTACGGTAAAACGGGGATACGATAAGTTTATGTTTTGCGACTTTTCGGTTTTGCATTAATTTTTTAAGTTAAGTGTTATATTTTTTAGTTGACTGTTATATACACTTATACGCTAAAATCAACGTTGTAACGAACGATTGCATAACACTTAACCATTGAATGTGGGTGAAGTGTTATATCACTTATGTAAAAAGACAATATACAAATTGAGGAAAAGGCAGGAGGATTATAAGATGGCACAACAAGGAACTGAGCGTGTAAAACGTGGAATGGCAGAAATGCAAAAAGGTGGCGTCATCATGGACGTCGTAAATGCGGAGCAAGCACGCATTGCAGAAGCAGCGGGTGCGGTAGCTGTTATGGCTCTTGAACGCGTACCGGCTGACATTCGTGCAGCGGGTGGCGTGGCACGTATGGCTGACCCGACTATCGTGGAAGAAGTAATGGCGGCGGTGTCTATTCCAGTTATGGCAAAAGCACGTATCGGTCACTTCGTAGAAGCAAAGGTATTGGAAGCTCTTGGTGTAGATTATATTGATGAATCTGAAGTGCTGACACCAGCAGACGAAGTATTCCATATTAATAAAGGCGATTTTACAGTGCCGTTTGTATGTGGTGCACGTGACCTCGGTGAAGCGCTTCGCCGTATCGGCGAAGGTGCGTCCATGATTCGAACAAAAGGGGAGCCGGGTACAGGAAACATCGTAGAAGCGGTTCGTCACCAACGTATGATGCAAAGCCAAATCCGCAAAATCGCTAGTATGTCCACAGACGAATTAATGGCGGAAGCTAAAGCGATCGGTGCTCCGTATGAGCTGTTAAAGCAAGTACACGAGACAGGAAAACTCCCAGTTGTTAACTTTGCTGCAGGTGGTGTAGCGACACCAGCAGATGCGGCACTTATGATGCACCTTGGCTCAGACGGCGTATTCGTAGGCTCAGGTATCTTTAAGTCCGACAACCCAGAACGCTTTGCCCGCGCGATTGTAGAGGCGACAACACACTATGAAGATTACGCGCTAATCGGTAACCTGTCCAAAAATCTTGGCAGTGCAATGAAAGGCATAGATGTTACATCTCTGCTCGAAAACGAGCGCATGGCTGTACGGGGCTGGTAATCCATGAAAATCGGAGTACTGGCACTGCAAGGTGCCGTAGCAGAACATATACATCTGCTCCAGCAGGCTGGGGCAGATGCGGTCGCGGTGAAGCGGGTCGAGCAGTTGGATGAACTGGATGGTCTTGTTCTTCCCGGCGGCGAGAGTACTGCCATCGGTAAGTTGATGAAAAAGTATGGCTTCGATGTAGCATTACAAGAGTTCTCGGCTCAGAAAAAGCCTTTGTTCGGCACATGTGCTGGCCTGATTATTCTAGCAGGTGAAATCGAGGGGCAAGATTGGACGCATCTCGGTTTAATGGATATGAAGGTAGCCCGTAACGCATTCGGTCGTCAGCGGGAAAGCTTTGAGTTTGACTTACCAATCCCAGGCGTGGCCGA
Protein-coding sequences here:
- the pdxT gene encoding pyridoxal 5'-phosphate synthase glutaminase subunit PdxT, whose protein sequence is MKIGVLALQGAVAEHIHLLQQAGADAVAVKRVEQLDELDGLVLPGGESTAIGKLMKKYGFDVALQEFSAQKKPLFGTCAGLIILAGEIEGQDWTHLGLMDMKVARNAFGRQRESFEFDLPIPGVAEDFRAVFIRAPLIREVGDDVDILARYKDEIVAARQGHLLCASFHPELTDDSRMHAYFLEIVKEYRSQTAVGTI
- a CDS encoding acyl-CoA thioesterase → MEKKAVKDSRVVKTSMVLPPDTNQHGTMFGGKLMAYIDDVAALSATRHARVPVVTASTDSVDFLYPINPSDSVCVESFVISTGTSSMEVFVKIISEDLYTGERRIAATAFLTFVALDANKKPVPVPGILPETEEEKKLHERAAQRSQMRKMRREESRRLAEFLTTKKPWE
- the pdxS gene encoding pyridoxal 5'-phosphate synthase lyase subunit PdxS — its product is MAQQGTERVKRGMAEMQKGGVIMDVVNAEQARIAEAAGAVAVMALERVPADIRAAGGVARMADPTIVEEVMAAVSIPVMAKARIGHFVEAKVLEALGVDYIDESEVLTPADEVFHINKGDFTVPFVCGARDLGEALRRIGEGASMIRTKGEPGTGNIVEAVRHQRMMQSQIRKIASMSTDELMAEAKAIGAPYELLKQVHETGKLPVVNFAAGGVATPADAALMMHLGSDGVFVGSGIFKSDNPERFARAIVEATTHYEDYALIGNLSKNLGSAMKGIDVTSLLENERMAVRGW